Proteins encoded together in one Sulfuricurvum sp. IAE1 window:
- a CDS encoding glycosyltransferase family 9 protein: MKLWYEKGAWATRKARERAAAMSPESVRSIAVIRHAAIGDMMVLRPFLIQAREFFPNAKITLSIVNNYAYGAPEDLVDRVHVVHKKKEGKKTTYGERLGDIKALGEHDIVFDMADTSLSGIICMMTKARLKIGFPYRKFKNSLFYDIAVLRSDLVPEVETLLHMLYILGAPKKQVLEYGYPSYETDRERPYIVYFTTASLGWKCWSQDRFAELIARSADAYPDVEHVVLEGIRDYEKVDGLMESLRAYPAVRKLDPMPLEELMPFLGKARMVVSGDTGIRNMAIAAGTPTVGIFFFTVPYRYLPIDRRHHAVFNAEGDEPQVEEVMHCINGCLA, from the coding sequence ATGAAACTATGGTATGAAAAAGGGGCATGGGCAACCCGTAAAGCCAGGGAGAGAGCGGCGGCGATGTCGCCCGAATCGGTTCGATCGATTGCGGTGATCCGCCATGCGGCGATCGGGGATATGATGGTCCTGCGGCCGTTTTTGATTCAGGCGAGGGAGTTTTTCCCCAACGCGAAGATCACGCTGAGCATCGTGAACAATTACGCTTACGGCGCACCGGAGGACCTCGTCGACCGTGTACACGTAGTACACAAGAAAAAAGAGGGCAAAAAAACGACCTACGGCGAACGTCTGGGTGACATAAAAGCGCTCGGGGAACACGATATCGTGTTCGATATGGCCGACACTTCTTTGTCCGGGATCATCTGTATGATGACCAAGGCGCGCTTGAAGATAGGATTCCCTTATCGCAAATTCAAAAACAGCCTGTTTTACGATATCGCCGTTCTCCGCTCGGATCTGGTTCCCGAGGTGGAGACCCTGCTGCATATGCTTTACATCCTCGGTGCCCCGAAAAAACAGGTGCTCGAATACGGCTATCCGTCCTATGAAACCGATCGGGAACGCCCCTATATCGTCTATTTTACGACCGCGTCGCTGGGTTGGAAGTGCTGGTCGCAGGACCGTTTCGCCGAATTGATCGCCCGATCGGCGGATGCTTACCCCGATGTCGAACATGTTGTGCTCGAAGGGATACGCGATTACGAAAAAGTCGATGGCCTGATGGAGAGCCTGCGTGCGTATCCGGCTGTCCGCAAGCTCGACCCGATGCCGCTGGAGGAGTTGATGCCGTTTTTGGGGAAAGCACGCATGGTGGTAAGCGGCGATACGGGAATCCGGAACATGGCTATTGCCGCCGGCACGCCGACGGTCGGGATCTTTTTCTTTACCGTCCCCTACCGCTATCTGCCGATCGACAGACGCCACCATGCCGTTTTCAATGCCGAGGGGGATGAACCTCAGGTCGAAGAAGTGATGCATTGTATAAACGGGTGTCTGGCGTAG
- a CDS encoding O-antigen ligase, protein MILRLFSFDTVRSYREQSALAANYLLILYAFLLPVAPKAASKVFIGIAVLMLFSGGLKEKFFRSLKHPVVLSFILFYLMHALWMFGSEHISTALFKLKEFKYLLYVLVITMILQKGFVSKILGGFIAGISLSVLISLSMFSGLPILELLQKIPLVTVNTIHPNVPFMVSYTAYSISLVLVANLMLYRLLVRSGEIFYLRFLYALIFIGTSTTVFLVDSRLGYILYGISILFTIAFAFRRYFYRVAAVSSLLVGTTYVLLYSYSPSFESRVDTIVDDARNSMNASYSSGGGIRIGYYVHGWEVIRNNPIFGVGTGDHLAEVIDVINRFEKDPANRDALNYNYKSGDSASFDSEYLDTVVQFGIVGLLVFFNIAYRLIRDPQPDPYLKYFQYLLALSIVMIAGPSLIFIPSEVGKALVLLAALSLSHPIEQRSRA, encoded by the coding sequence ATGATTCTACGATTATTTTCTTTTGATACCGTTCGCTCTTACCGTGAACAGTCGGCTCTGGCCGCGAATTATCTGCTTATCCTTTATGCTTTTTTGCTGCCGGTTGCACCCAAAGCGGCCAGCAAGGTTTTTATCGGCATTGCCGTTTTGATGCTGTTCAGCGGCGGGTTAAAGGAAAAATTTTTCCGCTCTCTCAAACATCCGGTGGTTCTCTCGTTTATCCTCTTTTATCTGATGCATGCTCTTTGGATGTTCGGGAGCGAGCACATTTCGACGGCCCTTTTCAAACTCAAAGAGTTCAAATACCTCCTTTACGTCCTAGTCATCACGATGATCCTGCAAAAAGGGTTCGTCTCTAAAATTCTCGGCGGGTTCATAGCCGGAATATCTCTGAGCGTACTGATCTCGCTTAGTATGTTTTCGGGCCTTCCGATCCTCGAACTTCTCCAGAAAATACCCCTCGTTACGGTCAATACGATTCATCCCAACGTTCCGTTCATGGTGAGTTACACCGCCTATAGCATCAGCCTCGTTCTGGTCGCCAATTTGATGCTGTATCGCCTATTGGTCCGTTCCGGCGAAATCTTCTACTTGCGGTTCTTGTATGCACTCATTTTCATCGGTACCAGCACTACCGTATTTCTCGTCGATTCCAGGCTCGGATACATCTTATACGGAATCAGCATCCTGTTTACGATCGCGTTTGCTTTCCGACGATATTTTTACCGGGTAGCCGCCGTCTCATCGCTGTTGGTGGGCACTACGTACGTACTGCTGTATTCCTATAGTCCGTCATTTGAGAGTCGGGTCGATACCATTGTCGACGACGCCCGTAACTCCATGAACGCTTCGTATAGCTCAGGAGGAGGCATACGGATCGGCTATTACGTTCACGGTTGGGAAGTGATTCGAAACAATCCGATTTTCGGGGTCGGCACGGGCGACCATCTCGCCGAGGTGATCGACGTCATCAACCGGTTCGAAAAGGATCCGGCCAACCGTGATGCGCTTAACTATAATTACAAAAGTGGAGATAGTGCAAGTTTTGACAGTGAATACCTCGATACCGTTGTCCAGTTCGGCATCGTCGGACTACTCGTATTTTTTAATATCGCCTATCGGCTGATTCGCGATCCCCAGCCGGACCCTTACCTTAAATACTTTCAATACCTGCTGGCACTCTCCATCGTGATGATTGCCGGGCCATCTCTGATTTTTATCCCTTCCGAAGTCGGAAAAGCACTGGTGCTGCTGGCAGCACTTAGCCTGTCGCATCCTATTGAGCAACGTTCTCGAGCGTAA
- a CDS encoding acyl esterase, whose product MKNINELTSTVDFSVCTLVTDFDEYREMIASFNRAGFTDADTEFLYVDNSNGNTEDGYSGLNKFLNRASGKYIIICHQDILLKFDDVGVLKQRLAEMDRLDPDWAVLGNAGYGDFNTKLYRITDPWGADQKIGTLPARARSLDENFLLVKNDANLALSHDLKGFHLYATDLCALADMLGWNAYVIDFHLYHKSGGNCNESFFASKNAFMDKYARIVRPMAIRTTCTMMLITSAPFLNRIINKKLFYSIRKRLDSLFR is encoded by the coding sequence GTGAAAAATATCAATGAGCTGACTTCCACAGTCGATTTCTCGGTTTGCACGCTCGTTACCGATTTCGACGAGTACCGCGAAATGATCGCATCGTTTAACCGCGCCGGCTTCACCGATGCCGATACCGAGTTTTTGTACGTCGACAATTCAAACGGCAATACCGAAGACGGCTACAGCGGACTGAACAAATTTTTAAACCGTGCTTCCGGGAAATACATCATTATCTGCCATCAGGACATTCTTTTGAAGTTCGACGATGTCGGCGTGCTGAAGCAACGGCTCGCGGAAATGGACCGGCTCGATCCTGACTGGGCCGTTTTGGGGAATGCCGGTTACGGCGACTTCAATACCAAACTCTACCGGATTACCGATCCCTGGGGAGCCGATCAAAAAATCGGGACCCTCCCCGCGCGGGCCCGCAGCCTCGATGAAAATTTTCTCCTTGTCAAAAATGACGCAAACCTGGCACTTTCCCACGATCTCAAGGGATTTCACCTCTACGCCACCGACCTGTGTGCCCTTGCCGATATGCTCGGCTGGAATGCCTACGTGATCGATTTTCATCTTTACCATAAAAGCGGCGGCAACTGCAACGAAAGCTTTTTTGCGTCAAAAAACGCCTTCATGGACAAATACGCACGGATCGTCCGCCCGATGGCAATCCGCACTACATGCACCATGATGCTTATAACGAGTGCCCCCTTCCTCAACCGGATCATCAATAAAAAACTCTTCTACAGCATCCGAAAACGGCTGGACTCCCTCTTCCGATGA
- a CDS encoding glycosyltransferase family 4 protein — MGKKICELCLSPDLGGLELYMMRAAHYLQGRCVSVINEKGKLQEYYRNGPERYVSMKRRNVLLSWIGARELARIIDDEGIDVLHLHWTKDLPLAVAAKLLSKRKPKVVQSRHMTMTRFKNDFYHRFIYKNIDLMLAVTEQVKSQIEKFIPSQVRPRIEVLYIGAEQPQMIGADEKASRRRQLGIEDAFTVGIVGRIEHPKGQHLVLEAVETLHTEGVNAKALIVGHAMDEGYLGSLKERYGDVGVFTGFTKEAQAMMQLCDVVVLATEKETFGLVLIEAMMCGICVVASRSGGPLEIIDDGFNGLLFTTFDAQDLNLKLRRLHDDPKLRGDLAQEGKRKALDVFESSKQFERMLKIFEEMQQ, encoded by the coding sequence ATGGGAAAAAAAATCTGCGAACTGTGCCTCTCCCCCGATCTGGGAGGGCTGGAACTTTATATGATGCGTGCGGCGCACTATCTGCAGGGGCGCTGTGTCAGCGTCATTAACGAAAAAGGAAAACTGCAAGAATACTATCGGAACGGTCCGGAACGCTACGTGAGTATGAAACGTCGCAACGTCCTGTTGTCGTGGATCGGGGCACGGGAACTGGCCCGTATCATCGACGATGAAGGGATTGACGTGCTGCATCTGCACTGGACGAAAGACCTTCCTCTCGCGGTCGCCGCCAAGCTGCTTTCCAAACGAAAACCCAAAGTAGTGCAGTCCCGGCACATGACGATGACCCGTTTCAAAAACGACTTCTATCACCGGTTTATCTATAAAAATATCGATCTGATGCTGGCAGTGACGGAACAGGTTAAATCGCAGATCGAAAAATTCATCCCCTCCCAAGTGCGTCCGCGTATCGAGGTACTCTATATCGGGGCGGAACAGCCCCAGATGATCGGAGCGGACGAAAAAGCGTCGCGCCGTCGGCAATTGGGGATTGAGGATGCTTTTACAGTCGGCATCGTAGGGCGTATCGAACACCCCAAAGGGCAGCACCTGGTCCTCGAGGCGGTCGAGACACTGCACACGGAAGGGGTGAATGCCAAGGCTTTGATTGTCGGCCATGCGATGGATGAAGGCTACCTGGGTTCTTTGAAGGAGCGTTACGGCGACGTCGGGGTCTTTACGGGATTTACGAAAGAGGCGCAGGCAATGATGCAGTTGTGCGACGTCGTCGTGCTGGCAACCGAAAAAGAGACGTTCGGTCTGGTGCTGATCGAGGCCATGATGTGCGGGATCTGCGTTGTCGCCAGCCGAAGCGGGGGGCCACTGGAGATCATCGACGACGGCTTCAACGGCCTGCTGTTCACCACATTCGACGCGCAGGATCTGAACCTCAAACTCCGGCGGCTGCACGACGACCCGAAATTACGGGGGGATCTTGCGCAGGAGGGGAAGCGCAAAGCGCTCGATGTGTTTGAAAGCAGCAAACAGTTTGAACGGATGTTAAAAATTTTTGAAGAGATGCAGCAATGA
- a CDS encoding glycosyltransferase family 2 protein: MNSVDVSFITVNYNSSAHTAALVESIRTHVSDGTTYEIVIVDNASEAEDYNRLQSTLEGSPSVKLVRNRINSGFAGGNMLGVNVASGRYYFFINNDCLLLNDAASRLREFMESHPDAGALTAKITDENGNFSSSYKQFPSVVKQWFGNSAHRVLSKNRFPSNKARLELPTQVEVISGSCMFFDADVFCAIGGLDTVFFLYCEEEDICRRVWNSGRAVYFLPSAEVFHEGGGSSGNNPALEKEFYISYNLLIDKHFQGVARILIKTALFFKLLRRTATKKRGWAIFAFFLRGAPIKESLRYKQTIQASRP, translated from the coding sequence ATGAACAGCGTAGACGTCTCCTTTATCACCGTGAACTACAATTCTTCGGCCCATACGGCCGCACTCGTCGAAAGCATCCGTACCCATGTTTCCGATGGAACAACGTACGAAATCGTCATCGTCGACAATGCTTCCGAAGCCGAAGACTATAACCGTCTTCAGAGTACACTCGAAGGCTCGCCTTCGGTCAAACTCGTGCGCAACCGGATCAACAGCGGATTTGCCGGAGGAAACATGCTGGGCGTGAACGTCGCGTCGGGACGGTATTATTTCTTTATCAACAACGATTGCCTCCTCCTCAACGACGCCGCATCGCGGCTAAGGGAGTTTATGGAATCGCATCCCGATGCCGGGGCCCTGACCGCAAAAATCACTGATGAAAACGGCAATTTTTCCTCGTCTTACAAACAGTTCCCCTCGGTCGTCAAACAATGGTTCGGAAACTCCGCCCACCGCGTGCTCTCCAAAAACCGTTTCCCCAGTAATAAAGCACGGTTGGAACTCCCCACGCAAGTCGAGGTCATCAGCGGGTCATGCATGTTTTTCGATGCCGACGTTTTTTGCGCAATCGGGGGGCTCGATACCGTTTTTTTCCTCTACTGCGAAGAAGAAGACATCTGCAGACGTGTCTGGAACAGCGGTCGGGCGGTCTATTTTCTCCCCTCCGCCGAAGTATTCCACGAAGGGGGAGGAAGTTCGGGGAACAATCCCGCCCTCGAAAAAGAATTTTATATCTCCTACAATCTCCTCATCGACAAACATTTTCAGGGAGTGGCCCGGATACTGATCAAAACCGCCCTCTTTTTCAAACTGCTCCGCCGCACCGCTACAAAAAAACGGGGATGGGCGATATTTGCTTTTTTCCTGCGCGGGGCGCCGATCAAAGAGAGTTTGCGCTATAAACAGACCATACAGGCAAGCCGTCCATGA
- a CDS encoding glycosyltransferase, giving the protein MANPKVSVLIPAYNYAHYLGEAIESVLAQTYGDFEIIVMDNCSEDNTEEVVRSYTEKDARVLYFKNSSNIGMYRNYNQSLLYASGEYIKFLNADDTFEPTLLEKFVNVMESDPSISVVTSYRKHFGSKNDILIPPHKGRIEAREAILSSLRYGNWIGEPTTVMIRRVNLNLGLFDISLLMFADQDMWLRHLRVGDLYVIDEVLSSFRIHEEQGTVHLNSDQGKRAFNALQYAEYRRNAILNHRFGYDLYAADVRRSRRILRDASKSIVKLIKRQQTSDNALMYLYSLKFLTRFFRVWLTPALFLSFIDTLKAKRKNFKQTHNEE; this is encoded by the coding sequence ATGGCTAATCCGAAAGTCTCCGTCTTAATTCCGGCCTACAACTACGCCCATTATCTGGGGGAAGCGATAGAGAGCGTTTTGGCGCAGACATACGGTGATTTCGAAATCATCGTCATGGACAACTGTTCGGAAGACAATACCGAAGAAGTGGTCCGAAGCTATACGGAAAAAGACGCCAGGGTCCTGTATTTTAAAAATTCGTCCAATATCGGCATGTACCGAAATTACAACCAGTCGCTTTTGTACGCTTCGGGCGAGTACATAAAATTTTTAAATGCGGACGATACTTTCGAACCTACTCTCCTGGAAAAATTCGTCAATGTGATGGAAAGCGATCCCTCCATTTCGGTCGTGACCTCTTACCGCAAACATTTCGGCTCAAAAAACGATATCCTGATCCCTCCGCACAAAGGACGGATCGAAGCACGCGAGGCGATCTTATCCTCGCTGCGTTATGGGAACTGGATCGGTGAGCCGACTACGGTTATGATCCGACGCGTAAACCTTAATCTGGGCCTTTTTGACATCTCGCTTCTGATGTTCGCAGACCAGGATATGTGGCTTCGGCACCTACGCGTAGGCGATCTTTACGTCATCGATGAGGTTCTATCGTCGTTTAGAATCCACGAGGAACAAGGGACCGTCCACCTCAACAGCGATCAGGGAAAACGCGCGTTCAATGCCTTGCAGTATGCCGAATATCGCCGGAATGCCATTCTCAATCATCGTTTCGGCTACGACCTCTACGCCGCCGATGTCCGCAGAAGCAGAAGAATCCTAAGAGATGCGTCCAAAAGCATCGTCAAACTGATCAAGAGACAACAAACATCCGACAACGCACTGATGTATCTCTACAGCCTGAAGTTTTTAACCCGTTTCTTCCGTGTCTGGTTAACGCCGGCACTGTTTTTATCTTTCATCGACACCCTGAAAGCGAAACGGAAAAACTTCAAACAAACCCATAATGAAGAATAG
- the rfbH gene encoding lipopolysaccharide biosynthesis protein RfbH, which translates to MTEAEKLKQEILQKTKEYYELFHKPAQTKPFVAGKSRVNYAGRVFDAQEMINLVDSSLDFWLTYGDYSKQFEKELAKYLGVRWAFLVNSGSSANLLAFYALTSPLLGERQVKRGDEVITVAAGFPTTVAPVVQYGAVPVFVDMELTHFNIDVNELEKALSPKTKAVMIAHTLGNPFNLRAVKEFCDRHNLWLIEDNCDALGSTYEGKPTGTWGDIGTSSFYPPHHMTMGEGGATYTDNPLLKKIMLSMRDWGRDCWCESGIDNTCGCRFTQSFGTLPQGYDHKYVYSHFGFNLKVSDMQAAVGVAQLQKFPAFVEKRKENYAKLYHALRDVEELILVSAQKNSDPSWFGFMMTLKDGVKFTRNTLVEHLEKNNIQTRNLFAGNMLRHPMFDHLQKGVDYRVVGDLPNTDKIMNDSFWIGLYPGMADEAIDYMSTIIREFIHG; encoded by the coding sequence ATGACTGAAGCGGAAAAACTCAAACAAGAAATTCTTCAAAAAACAAAAGAGTACTACGAACTTTTTCACAAGCCCGCACAGACAAAACCTTTCGTGGCCGGTAAAAGCCGCGTAAACTATGCCGGTCGCGTATTCGACGCGCAGGAGATGATCAATCTGGTTGACAGTTCCCTGGATTTTTGGCTCACCTACGGAGACTATTCGAAACAGTTTGAAAAAGAACTCGCCAAATATCTGGGCGTACGGTGGGCTTTCCTGGTCAACAGCGGGAGTTCGGCAAACCTTTTAGCCTTTTATGCCCTAACATCGCCTCTCCTCGGAGAGAGACAAGTCAAACGGGGAGACGAAGTCATTACCGTCGCTGCCGGGTTCCCGACAACGGTAGCCCCGGTCGTCCAATACGGCGCCGTTCCGGTTTTCGTGGACATGGAACTGACACATTTCAATATCGACGTCAACGAACTGGAAAAAGCGCTCAGTCCAAAAACAAAAGCCGTAATGATCGCCCATACTCTGGGGAATCCGTTTAACCTGCGTGCCGTCAAAGAGTTCTGCGACAGACATAATCTCTGGCTGATCGAAGACAACTGTGACGCTCTGGGTTCGACATACGAGGGAAAACCGACCGGCACGTGGGGGGATATCGGAACATCAAGCTTCTATCCTCCACATCATATGACGATGGGAGAAGGGGGAGCAACCTACACCGACAACCCTCTCCTTAAAAAAATCATGCTCTCGATGCGCGACTGGGGACGCGACTGCTGGTGTGAAAGCGGAATCGACAACACTTGCGGATGCCGGTTTACCCAGAGTTTTGGAACACTGCCGCAAGGATATGATCACAAATATGTGTACAGCCATTTCGGCTTTAATCTGAAAGTCTCGGACATGCAAGCCGCCGTCGGTGTGGCTCAACTCCAGAAATTCCCCGCATTCGTCGAAAAAAGAAAAGAAAACTATGCCAAACTCTACCATGCTCTACGTGACGTCGAAGAATTGATCCTGGTCTCGGCACAGAAAAATTCCGATCCCAGCTGGTTCGGGTTCATGATGACCCTTAAAGACGGGGTAAAATTCACCCGGAACACTCTGGTGGAACATCTTGAAAAAAACAACATACAGACCCGAAACCTTTTTGCCGGAAATATGCTCCGTCATCCCATGTTCGATCATCTGCAAAAGGGGGTCGACTACCGCGTTGTCGGCGATTTGCCCAATACCGACAAGATTATGAACGACAGTTTTTGGATCGGTCTTTACCCCGGGATGGCCGATGAAGCGATCGACTATATGAGTACGATAATACGGGAGTTTATTCATGGCTAA